A window of the Candidatus Peregrinibacteria bacterium genome harbors these coding sequences:
- a CDS encoding type II toxin-antitoxin system Phd/YefM family antitoxin: protein MVTKLIGMKDFRQNMASYVKASRKGGIRYIILKKNVPVLEVKPIDEKEFAMEKLYQEILAAEEEVKRGEVYSLEEVMKEFGML from the coding sequence ATGGTTACAAAACTTATTGGAATGAAAGATTTTCGCCAAAACATGGCCAGCTATGTAAAGGCTTCTCGAAAAGGAGGAATTCGCTACATCATTCTGAAAAAGAATGTTCCTGTTCTGGAAGTAAAACCAATTGATGAAAAAGAATTCGCGATGGAGAAACTCTACCAAGAAATTCTTGCAGCTGAAGAAGAAGTTAAGAGAGGAGAAGTCTATAGCCTCGAAGAAGTGATGAAAGAATTTGGAATGCTCTAA
- a CDS encoding type II toxin-antitoxin system RelE/ParE family toxin — protein sequence MQYKIFLTDTARRDLKYLQEDAAKRVIQKLFFYSEQENPLSFAKSLQGDFHGRYRFRIGQYRAIFRIEKDGQISILFILRVKHRKDVYDL from the coding sequence ATGCAATATAAAATTTTTCTTACAGATACGGCAAGAAGAGATCTGAAATATCTCCAGGAAGATGCGGCAAAAAGAGTTATCCAAAAATTATTTTTCTATTCAGAACAAGAGAATCCTTTGTCTTTCGCCAAATCTTTACAGGGTGATTTTCATGGAAGATATAGATTTAGAATTGGTCAATATAGAGCTATTTTCAGAATTGAGAAAGATGGACAAATTAGCATACTTTTCATTCTGCGAGTAAAACACAGGAAAGATGTTTATGATCTTTGA